Proteins encoded within one genomic window of Bacillus thuringiensis:
- a CDS encoding zinc-binding alcohol dehydrogenase family protein, with translation MKAIGLHEYLPIEEENSLIDMEVEKTVATGRDILVKINAISVNPVDTKVRSPKEKKEDVAKILGWDASGVVVQTGENCTLFKAGDEVFYAGSITRQGTYSEYHLVDERIVGKKPKTLSDAESAALPLTAITAWEGLFERLGIDYNKKDTNSFKNILIIGGAGGVGSIAIQLAKWAGLNVITTASRNETIHWVEKFGADYIINHHQPLQDQILEFGLKDVDYIFCLNNTDQHWQAICELIKPQGKICSIVENEHPLEMGILKSKSATLVWEFMFTKAMYETGDMITQHELLNKVSELLDEGILKTTLNETFTPINAENVKKAHALLEGGSTIGKIVLEKF, from the coding sequence ATGAAAGCAATTGGTTTACATGAATACTTACCTATTGAAGAAGAAAACAGTTTAATTGATATGGAAGTTGAAAAAACTGTTGCTACAGGGAGAGATATACTCGTTAAAATTAACGCTATTTCCGTTAATCCAGTTGATACAAAAGTTCGATCTCCAAAAGAGAAAAAAGAAGATGTAGCGAAAATACTTGGCTGGGATGCGAGTGGTGTTGTTGTACAAACCGGCGAAAATTGTACGTTATTTAAAGCAGGCGACGAAGTGTTTTACGCTGGAAGCATTACGAGACAAGGTACATATAGTGAATACCACCTAGTTGATGAAAGAATCGTTGGTAAAAAACCCAAAACGTTAAGTGATGCTGAATCTGCAGCACTTCCATTAACAGCTATTACAGCTTGGGAAGGTTTATTCGAACGTTTAGGCATTGATTATAATAAGAAAGATACGAACTCCTTTAAAAACATTTTAATTATAGGCGGTGCTGGTGGTGTAGGTTCAATTGCCATTCAACTTGCGAAATGGGCTGGACTGAATGTTATTACAACTGCATCCCGCAATGAAACGATACACTGGGTTGAAAAATTCGGTGCCGATTATATTATTAACCATCACCAACCTTTACAAGATCAAATATTAGAGTTCGGGCTAAAAGATGTAGATTATATTTTCTGCTTAAACAATACAGATCAACATTGGCAAGCAATTTGTGAGCTTATTAAACCACAAGGAAAAATTTGCTCTATCGTAGAAAATGAGCACCCTCTTGAGATGGGTATTTTAAAAAGTAAAAGTGCTACACTCGTTTGGGAGTTTATGTTTACAAAAGCGATGTATGAAACTGGAGACATGATCACGCAGCACGAACTATTAAATAAAGTAAGCGAACTACTAGATGAAGGTATTTTAAAGACTACTTTAAATGAAACATTCACACCAATTAACGCTGAAAACGTAAAAAAAGCACATGCACTACTTGAAGGCGGAAGTACAATTGGGAAGATCGTTTTAGAAAAGTTTTAA
- a CDS encoding serine hydrolase domain-containing protein has product MNLITKNIYEKMNQYSVAGLSLAVIRNGKLDEATTFGTLESGTTRTVTTDSIFNSCSISKFITAMLVLTLSDQKIAHLDEDVNNKLTSWNIPTNLFTSQKKITLRNLLSHQSGIIDPPNSFEHYTPAQGRPNMSELLAGKTSYCSVPIEITYKPESEFHYSDANFCIIELLLEDITGKPFNLLLEEYIFQPLQMKNSALFSPEDIDKIDTFACGHNKDGAVTNEKYPFYPFAAASGIWTTPTDLSTLLIEIIHSLQGKGKLKLSQKTVQDMISPQGCSKWTGLGIFLDDSNEDLQIYSLGWGVGFQCMMICYPYRGNSAVIMTNTDLGVHQMEGIIGEVLKTLSL; this is encoded by the coding sequence ATGAACTTAATAACTAAAAATATATATGAGAAAATGAACCAATATTCTGTTGCAGGTTTAAGTCTTGCCGTTATACGTAACGGCAAACTAGACGAAGCAACTACTTTCGGAACACTTGAATCTGGAACAACTAGAACTGTCACTACAGATTCCATATTCAATTCTTGTTCCATTAGTAAATTCATCACCGCCATGCTCGTACTAACATTATCCGATCAAAAAATCGCACATTTGGACGAAGACGTAAATAATAAACTCACATCTTGGAACATTCCTACCAATCTATTTACTTCACAAAAAAAAATCACGTTACGAAACTTATTAAGTCACCAATCTGGAATTATTGATCCTCCTAATAGTTTTGAACATTATACACCTGCACAAGGGCGACCAAACATGTCTGAACTCCTTGCTGGTAAAACATCATATTGCTCCGTACCGATAGAAATAACTTATAAACCAGAAAGCGAATTTCACTACTCTGATGCAAACTTTTGTATTATCGAACTACTACTTGAAGATATAACAGGTAAACCATTTAACCTTTTACTAGAAGAATATATATTTCAGCCATTGCAAATGAAAAATAGTGCTCTTTTCTCTCCTGAAGACATAGATAAAATCGATACTTTTGCTTGCGGACATAATAAAGACGGCGCCGTTACAAATGAGAAGTATCCATTTTATCCATTCGCAGCTGCTTCAGGTATTTGGACAACACCAACTGACTTATCAACTTTATTAATTGAAATCATTCATTCCTTACAAGGAAAGGGTAAACTAAAACTTTCTCAAAAAACAGTTCAAGACATGATTTCTCCTCAAGGTTGCTCAAAATGGACTGGACTAGGTATTTTTCTAGATGATTCAAATGAAGACTTACAAATTTATTCACTCGGATGGGGCGTTGGATTTCAATGTATGATGATATGCTATCCATACCGAGGGAATAGTGCTGTTATTATGACGAACACTGACTTAGGTGTTCATCAAATGGAAGGGATTATTGGTGAAGTTTTAAAAACATTATCCTTATAA
- a CDS encoding DMT family transporter codes for MKYKGDITLYNFLSVFIGVLIAVMLPLNGILSELIGKYTASVVIHLVGLIAVIFVLIINKHKIHFDKSIPLFLYSAGAIGVFTVLFNNISFSVLGASITIALSLLGQSIASIVIDHFGLLGMKVVKFEKKKLIGLCFISSGIIIMTIY; via the coding sequence ATGAAATACAAAGGGGATATTACATTGTATAACTTTCTTTCTGTCTTTATTGGTGTGCTCATCGCCGTTATGCTCCCATTGAATGGGATTTTATCTGAGTTAATCGGCAAGTATACAGCAAGTGTCGTCATTCACCTTGTCGGTTTAATTGCAGTTATTTTCGTTTTAATCATAAACAAACATAAAATCCATTTTGATAAGAGTATTCCACTTTTTTTATATAGCGCTGGAGCGATTGGAGTATTCACTGTTCTTTTTAACAATATAAGTTTCTCCGTCCTTGGTGCCTCTATTACAATCGCATTAAGTTTACTCGGTCAATCCATTGCTTCCATCGTTATTGATCATTTCGGTTTATTAGGAATGAAAGTTGTAAAGTTTGAAAAGAAAAAACTAATTGGATTATGTTTCATCTCTTCTGGAATTATAATCATGACAATTTATTAA
- a CDS encoding DMT family transporter — MLYITIAILAGVSIVVARIINANLAKKIGNWEGTFFNYITGLFFSMLFLIFSSDSLYIPMHTLQSIPIAIYLGGLVGVIVISLSNYITPKISAFYLTLLIFIGQLFAGTIIDFFLTNELSTGKIIGGVFVLIGLTYNLLVDRPLKTVKNSHVQL; from the coding sequence ATGTTATATATTACGATCGCTATTTTAGCTGGTGTTTCTATCGTTGTTGCTAGAATTATTAACGCGAATTTAGCAAAAAAAATTGGCAATTGGGAAGGCACGTTTTTTAATTATATTACTGGCTTATTTTTCTCTATGTTATTTTTAATTTTCAGTTCAGATTCATTGTATATTCCAATGCATACGTTACAATCCATACCCATCGCTATATATTTAGGCGGATTAGTAGGCGTTATCGTTATTTCATTATCGAACTATATTACTCCTAAAATATCAGCATTTTATTTAACGTTACTCATCTTTATTGGACAGTTATTTGCAGGAACTATCATTGATTTCTTCCTAACAAATGAACTCTCAACTGGAAAGATTATCGGCGGTGTTTTCGTATTAATTGGGCTTACTTACAATTTACTCGTTGATCGCCCCCTTAAAACTGTTAAGAATAGCCACGTTCAACTATAA
- a CDS encoding MazG nucleotide pyrophosphohydrolase domain-containing protein, producing the protein MNIVEFQRYVLNFSKEKGFQDTTIEERTMYTMAELGELAEVILKRDKIQDSKREIGLEMFDVIWNVCDLANKLEIDLEKAFEEKMMINKKREW; encoded by the coding sequence ATGAATATTGTGGAATTCCAGAGATACGTATTAAATTTCAGTAAAGAAAAAGGATTTCAAGATACAACCATTGAAGAGCGTACAATGTATACGATGGCGGAATTAGGTGAATTAGCGGAAGTTATATTAAAGCGTGATAAAATACAAGATTCGAAAAGAGAGATTGGTTTAGAAATGTTTGATGTCATTTGGAATGTATGTGATTTAGCAAACAAGTTAGAAATTGATTTAGAGAAGGCGTTTGAAGAAAAAATGATGATTAATAAAAAACGTGAATGGTAA
- a CDS encoding flavin-containing monooxygenase — MKDLIIIGSGQAGLTMGYYLKQEGYNFLLLEAGNRVGDSWRNRYDSLQLFTPRSYSSLPGMALIGGKNEFPYKDEIATYLEEYAIHFRLPVQLQTEVLKINKGKEIFELHTPTEILQAKKVVVATGGFQQPFIPSVSANLSSYVFQIHSSQYKSPSQIPKGKVLVVGGGNSGMQIAVELAKTHEVTMSISHPLTFLPLHLFRKSIFNWLEKLGLLYAEVNTKRGKWFQKRKDPIFGFEGKELIRNGAIQLQEKVVSASENNIMFQNGETYSAESIIWSTGFIQNYNWIEIEKAVNENGFPNHVKGISPVKGLYYIGLPWQSQRGSALICGVGKDAAYLLSEIKKIDQ; from the coding sequence GTGAAAGACCTTATTATTATTGGATCGGGTCAAGCTGGATTAACAATGGGATATTACTTGAAGCAAGAAGGGTATAATTTTTTATTACTTGAGGCAGGAAATCGAGTTGGTGATTCATGGAGAAATCGATATGATTCTTTGCAACTTTTTACCCCAAGGTCTTACAGTAGCTTGCCGGGTATGGCGTTAATAGGTGGAAAAAATGAATTTCCATATAAAGATGAAATCGCAACTTATTTAGAAGAATACGCAATACATTTTCGATTACCGGTACAATTACAAACTGAAGTTTTAAAAATAAATAAAGGGAAAGAGATATTCGAATTACATACTCCTACAGAAATTTTACAAGCAAAAAAGGTTGTTGTCGCAACAGGTGGTTTTCAGCAACCATTTATCCCCTCAGTTTCAGCAAATCTATCATCATATGTTTTTCAAATACATTCATCGCAATATAAATCACCTTCACAAATTCCTAAGGGGAAAGTACTAGTAGTAGGTGGCGGGAATTCAGGGATGCAAATTGCAGTAGAACTTGCAAAGACTCATGAAGTTACAATGTCTATTAGTCATCCTTTAACATTTTTACCGTTACATCTTTTTAGAAAAAGTATTTTTAATTGGTTAGAAAAATTAGGTTTATTGTATGCTGAAGTAAATACGAAGAGGGGGAAATGGTTTCAAAAGAGAAAGGATCCCATTTTTGGATTTGAAGGTAAGGAACTCATTCGTAATGGAGCAATACAGCTACAGGAAAAAGTAGTAAGTGCATCAGAAAATAACATTATGTTTCAGAACGGTGAAACATATAGTGCAGAAAGCATTATATGGTCAACAGGCTTTATTCAGAATTATAACTGGATTGAAATAGAAAAGGCAGTGAATGAGAATGGATTTCCTAATCATGTAAAGGGGATAAGTCCAGTAAAAGGATTGTATTATATCGGTTTACCATGGCAATCTCAAAGGGGTTCTGCACTTATTTGTGGTGTAGGAAAGGATGCAGCATATTTGCTTTCTGAAATCAAAAAAATAGATCAGTAG
- a CDS encoding amino acid permease has product MANKELKRGLEARHIQMIALGGTIGVGLFMGSASTIKWTGPSVMLAYAIAGIFIFFIMRAMGEMLYMEPSTGSFATFGHKYIHPLAGYMTAWSNWFQWVIVGMSEIIAVGAYMQYWFPDLPAWIPGVIAMVILGAANLISVKSFGEFEFWFAMIKIVTILLMIIAGFGLIFFGIGNGGEAIGISNLWSNGGFFTGGFSGFFFALSLVVGAYQGVELIGITAGEAKNPKKTLTRAIQSTIWRILIFYIGAIFVIVTVYPWDQLSTIGSPFVATFAKVGITAAAGLINFVVITAAMSGCNSGIYSAGRMLYTLGVNGQAPKYFTKLSGNGVPLFGTVGVIIGLAVGVVLSYIAPKNLFVYVYSASVLPGMVPWFVILISQINFRKEKGAEMKDHPFKMPFAPVTNYLTIAFLIMVLIGMWFNDDTRISLVVGIIFLAIVTISFYAFGIGKRTPLDVQNDQEISSK; this is encoded by the coding sequence GTGGCAAACAAAGAATTGAAAAGAGGTTTAGAAGCACGTCATATTCAAATGATTGCTTTAGGCGGAACAATTGGTGTTGGTTTGTTTATGGGATCAGCCAGCACGATTAAATGGACAGGTCCGTCAGTAATGCTTGCTTATGCAATTGCAGGTATTTTTATCTTCTTCATCATGCGTGCCATGGGAGAAATGTTGTATATGGAGCCAAGTACAGGCTCATTTGCAACGTTCGGTCATAAGTATATTCATCCGCTAGCTGGTTATATGACAGCGTGGAGTAACTGGTTCCAGTGGGTTATCGTTGGAATGTCAGAGATTATCGCGGTTGGAGCATATATGCAATATTGGTTCCCTGATTTACCAGCTTGGATACCAGGTGTAATTGCAATGGTTATTCTTGGTGCAGCTAACTTAATTTCTGTGAAGTCATTTGGCGAATTTGAATTTTGGTTTGCGATGATTAAAATCGTTACGATTCTATTAATGATTATTGCGGGATTTGGACTTATTTTCTTTGGAATTGGTAACGGCGGAGAAGCAATTGGTATATCAAATCTTTGGTCAAATGGCGGTTTCTTTACAGGTGGTTTTTCGGGATTCTTCTTTGCATTATCACTTGTAGTTGGAGCGTATCAAGGAGTGGAATTAATCGGTATTACTGCTGGTGAAGCGAAGAATCCGAAGAAGACACTTACAAGAGCGATTCAAAGTACAATTTGGCGTATTTTAATTTTCTACATTGGTGCGATTTTCGTTATTGTAACTGTATATCCGTGGGATCAATTAAGTACAATTGGTAGTCCGTTCGTAGCAACTTTTGCGAAAGTTGGTATTACGGCAGCGGCTGGACTTATTAACTTCGTTGTTATTACAGCAGCAATGTCTGGTTGTAATAGTGGTATTTATAGTGCTGGTCGTATGCTGTATACGTTAGGTGTAAATGGACAAGCACCGAAATATTTCACGAAACTTTCTGGAAATGGTGTACCTTTATTTGGTACAGTTGGTGTGATTATCGGTTTAGCGGTTGGTGTTGTATTAAGTTATATCGCACCGAAAAACTTATTCGTCTATGTATATAGTGCGAGTGTACTTCCTGGTATGGTACCATGGTTCGTTATTTTAATTAGTCAAATTAATTTTAGAAAAGAAAAGGGAGCAGAGATGAAAGATCATCCGTTCAAAATGCCATTTGCTCCTGTTACAAACTATTTAACAATTGCCTTTTTAATTATGGTATTAATCGGAATGTGGTTTAACGATGATACGCGCATTTCATTAGTTGTAGGTATTATTTTCTTAGCTATCGTTACAATTAGTTTCTATGCTTTCGGAATAGGAAAGCGAACTCCGTTAGACGTTCAAAATGATCAAGAGATTTCAAGTAAATAA
- the hcp gene encoding hydroxylamine reductase, with product MFCYQCEQTPTGGCKVMGVCGKNETIASLQDTIVFGLKGIAAYRTHAAQLGYTDAFVDATTQEALYMTLTNSNFNEQEHIDMAMKVGKSALRVMELLDEAHTNHFGVPEPVQITQNHVEGKAIVVTGHNLFALEELLKQTEGKEINIYTHSEMLPAHGYPQLKKYKHLKGNIGKAWHDQRRLFEKFTGAILATTNCVIPIKGSYSDRFFSYDIAGLEGVQKIENDDFAPLIQKALQLPEVHMESDEQLVTGFHHDTVLSLAPEIINAVKEGKIKRFFVIAGCDAPGKGGEYYRELATSLPPETVILTTSCGKFRFNDVDYGVVPGTEIPRYIDLGQCNNSISTVKIASALADAFQCEVNELPVSIVLSWFEQKAVAILLGLFSLGIQDIRIGPKAPEFISPGVLDVLQETFGLKLITNAAEDMDMMLS from the coding sequence ATGTTTTGTTATCAATGTGAACAAACGCCAACAGGCGGATGTAAAGTAATGGGCGTTTGCGGTAAAAATGAAACGATTGCTAGTTTACAAGATACGATTGTGTTTGGGCTAAAGGGAATTGCTGCTTATCGTACGCATGCTGCTCAGCTAGGGTATACGGATGCATTTGTAGATGCTACAACACAAGAAGCTTTATATATGACATTAACAAATTCTAATTTTAACGAACAAGAGCATATTGATATGGCTATGAAAGTAGGGAAATCCGCTTTACGAGTAATGGAGTTGTTGGATGAGGCACATACGAATCATTTTGGTGTTCCAGAGCCTGTTCAAATTACACAAAACCATGTAGAAGGTAAGGCAATAGTAGTTACGGGCCATAATTTATTTGCGTTAGAAGAGTTATTAAAGCAAACAGAAGGAAAAGAAATTAACATTTATACGCATTCTGAAATGTTACCAGCACACGGTTATCCGCAGCTGAAAAAATATAAACACTTAAAAGGAAACATTGGTAAGGCATGGCATGATCAACGACGCCTTTTTGAAAAATTTACAGGTGCCATATTAGCGACAACGAACTGTGTTATACCAATTAAAGGATCATACTCTGATCGATTCTTTTCATATGATATTGCAGGTTTAGAAGGTGTACAAAAAATTGAAAATGATGATTTTGCACCATTGATTCAAAAAGCGCTACAACTTCCAGAAGTACATATGGAATCGGATGAACAGTTAGTAACAGGGTTTCATCACGACACAGTATTATCCTTAGCTCCGGAAATTATTAATGCAGTAAAAGAAGGAAAGATTAAGCGCTTCTTTGTCATCGCAGGTTGTGATGCACCAGGAAAAGGCGGAGAATATTATCGTGAATTAGCAACATCACTTCCGCCAGAAACGGTTATTTTAACGACTTCTTGCGGGAAATTCCGCTTTAATGATGTGGATTACGGTGTTGTACCTGGTACGGAGATTCCACGTTACATTGACTTAGGGCAATGCAATAATTCAATTTCTACAGTGAAAATAGCGTCAGCTTTAGCAGATGCTTTCCAATGTGAAGTGAACGAACTGCCAGTAAGCATTGTCTTATCATGGTTTGAACAAAAAGCGGTTGCTATTTTACTTGGGCTATTTAGTCTTGGAATTCAAGATATTCGTATCGGTCCAAAGGCCCCTGAATTTATTTCGCCTGGTGTGCTTGATGTATTACAAGAAACATTCGGTTTGAAATTGATTACAAATGCAGCGGAAGATATGGATATGATGTTATCGTAA
- a CDS encoding metallophosphoesterase family protein encodes MKIAIISDIHGNSHALKGVLEDIERRKVEMIINLGDSVYGPLDPLGTIEILMKNEMIHIKGNCDRMLWKPIEEQSATLTFVQNQLTKNHIDWLKRHPSQFIVDNILCCHGTPTSDEVYLLEEMDENGAILKNEKNIMDQLQNIEQKIIVCGHTHIPRVVYLSNGKMIINPGSVGLPAYKDELPVMHKMESGTPHAKYVVIEKIFGEWTIEQISVPYNWEEAARLAIQQERHDWAQALRTGKVE; translated from the coding sequence ATGAAAATAGCAATCATTTCAGACATTCATGGGAACAGTCACGCATTAAAAGGGGTATTAGAAGATATTGAACGTCGCAAGGTCGAAATGATAATAAATTTAGGGGATAGTGTGTATGGGCCGTTAGATCCTTTAGGGACAATTGAAATATTAATGAAGAACGAAATGATACATATTAAGGGAAACTGTGATCGCATGCTTTGGAAACCTATAGAAGAGCAGTCTGCTACACTAACTTTTGTCCAAAACCAATTAACAAAAAATCATATAGATTGGTTAAAGCGACATCCTTCTCAATTTATTGTAGACAATATTTTATGTTGTCATGGTACACCAACTTCAGATGAGGTGTATTTACTAGAAGAGATGGACGAGAATGGTGCGATATTAAAGAATGAAAAAAATATAATGGATCAACTCCAAAATATTGAGCAAAAAATAATAGTATGCGGTCATACACATATTCCTAGAGTTGTTTATTTATCTAACGGAAAGATGATTATAAATCCAGGGAGTGTAGGACTTCCAGCATACAAAGATGAGTTACCTGTTATGCATAAAATGGAATCAGGAACTCCGCATGCAAAATATGTAGTGATAGAAAAGATTTTTGGAGAATGGACAATTGAACAAATTTCAGTTCCGTATAATTGGGAAGAAGCTGCTCGGTTAGCCATTCAACAGGAAAGGCATGATTGGGCTCAGGCGTTAAGGACTGGTAAGGTAGAATAA
- a CDS encoding DUF3784 domain-containing protein, whose translation MTLFASPSLFILAIISFALAYFIGVKQYTWLLSGFNERRVPDKMKLSKIVGVYNLTAGVIATIGSIFTTPNAKILFPIIIIGHFIIAAYVNTRMVQ comes from the coding sequence ATGACTCTCTTCGCTTCTCCATCATTATTCATACTAGCAATCATTTCATTTGCACTAGCCTATTTCATCGGAGTTAAACAATACACTTGGCTCTTATCAGGATTCAATGAACGCCGTGTGCCAGATAAAATGAAGTTATCAAAAATAGTGGGGGTTTATAATTTAACTGCTGGGGTTATCGCCACAATTGGTAGTATCTTCACTACTCCTAATGCCAAAATCTTATTTCCTATCATTATAATTGGACACTTTATAATAGCTGCCTATGTAAATACACGTATGGTTCAATAA
- the yeiL gene encoding transcriptional regulator YeiL: protein MKKVCNSIKLAEYMKKNNIDSFFSHDMKPYMELIFFKKNEFICRENEEIDYLYFFVEGKAKAFNTLSNGKSVLLCFYDSLQLLGDVELIHSQRITSNVQVMADSYCVGLPLGKVRNQLFHDAKFLRCICGSLAHKLNRLSKNSTINLLYPLENRLASYMLAAGERAVQHENRIVFSGNLTEIAELLGTSYRHLLRTLNIFCDKEIIKKNDGCFEVVNVGVLRELAADVYK from the coding sequence ATGAAGAAAGTATGTAATTCTATTAAATTAGCAGAGTATATGAAGAAAAATAATATTGATTCATTTTTTAGTCATGATATGAAGCCATATATGGAACTTATATTTTTTAAAAAGAATGAGTTTATTTGTAGAGAAAATGAAGAGATAGATTATTTATATTTCTTTGTTGAAGGAAAAGCGAAAGCGTTTAACACATTAAGTAACGGGAAATCCGTATTACTGTGTTTTTATGATAGTTTGCAGTTACTTGGAGATGTGGAGTTAATTCATTCCCAAAGGATTACATCAAATGTACAAGTAATGGCAGATTCATATTGTGTTGGTTTACCATTAGGAAAAGTGAGAAATCAGCTATTTCATGATGCGAAATTTTTAAGATGTATTTGTGGATCGTTAGCACATAAGTTAAATCGACTTTCAAAAAATAGTACAATTAATTTATTGTATCCGCTTGAAAATAGACTTGCGAGTTACATGTTAGCAGCAGGGGAACGAGCAGTTCAGCATGAAAATAGAATTGTATTTAGTGGGAATTTAACGGAAATAGCGGAATTGTTAGGAACGAGCTATCGGCATTTGTTGCGAACATTAAATATCTTTTGTGATAAAGAGATTATAAAGAAGAACGATGGTTGTTTTGAAGTAGTAAACGTGGGTGTTTTGAGGGAATTGGCGGCAGATGTTTATAAATAA
- the aiiA gene encoding quorum-quenching N-acyl homoserine lactonase AiiA, with the protein MTVKKLYFVPAGRCMLDHSSVNSTIAPGNLLNLPVWCYLLETEEGPILVDTGMPESAVNNENLFEGTFAEGQILPKMTEEDRIIAILKRAGYEPDDLLYIISSHLHFDHAGGNGAFINTPIIIQRAEYEAAQYREEYLKECILPNLNYKIIEGDYEVVPGVQLLYTPGHSPGHQSLLIETEKSGVVLLTIDASYTKENFEDEVPFAGFDPELALSSIKRLKEVVMKEKPLVFFGHDIEQEKGCKVFPEYI; encoded by the coding sequence ATGACAGTAAAGAAGCTTTATTTCGTTCCAGCAGGTCGTTGTATGTTAGATCATTCTTCTGTTAATAGTACAATCGCGCCGGGAAATTTATTGAACTTACCTGTATGGTGTTATCTTTTGGAGACGGAAGAAGGTCCCATTTTAGTAGATACAGGTATGCCAGAAAGTGCGGTTAATAATGAAAACTTGTTTGAAGGGACATTTGCAGAAGGACAGATTTTACCGAAAATGACTGAAGAAGATAGAATAATAGCTATTTTAAAACGTGCAGGGTATGAGCCAGATGACCTCCTATATATTATTAGTTCACATTTGCATTTTGATCATGCAGGAGGAAATGGTGCTTTTATTAATACTCCAATCATTATACAGCGTGCTGAATATGAGGCAGCGCAGTATAGAGAGGAATATTTGAAAGAGTGTATACTGCCGAATTTGAACTACAAAATTATTGAAGGGGATTATGAAGTGGTACCAGGTGTTCAACTATTGTATACACCAGGACATTCACCAGGGCATCAGTCACTATTAATTGAGACAGAAAAATCTGGTGTTGTGTTATTAACAATTGATGCATCTTATACGAAAGAGAATTTTGAAGATGAAGTACCGTTTGCTGGATTTGATCCAGAATTAGCTTTATCATCAATTAAACGTTTAAAAGAAGTTGTGATGAAAGAGAAGCCGCTTGTTTTCTTTGGACATGATATAGAGCAGGAAAAGGGATGTAAAGTGTTCCCGGAATATATATAG
- the bla2 gene encoding BcII family subclass B1 metallo-beta-lactamase gives MKNTLLKLGVCVSLIGITPFVSTISSVQAERTVEHKVIKNETGTISISQLNKNVWVHTELGYFNGEAVPSNGLILNTSKGLVLVDSSWDDKLTKELIEMAEKKFKKSVTDVIITHAHADRIGGIKTLKERGIKAHSTTLTAELAKKNGYEEPLGDLQAITKLKFGNMKVETFYPGKGHTEDNIVVWLPQYKILAGGCLVKSAQAKDLGNVADAYVNEWSVSIENVLKRYKNMNSVVPGHGDVGDKGLLVHTIDLLK, from the coding sequence ATGAAAAATACATTATTAAAATTAGGGGTATGTGTTAGTTTAATAGGAATAACTCCATTTGTTAGTACAATTTCTTCTGTACAAGCAGAACGAACGGTAGAGCATAAAGTAATAAAAAATGAGACAGGAACTATTTCGATTTCTCAGTTAAACAAAAATGTTTGGGTTCATACGGAGTTAGGTTATTTTAACGGAGAAGCAGTTCCTTCGAACGGTTTAATCCTTAATACTTCTAAAGGATTAGTACTTGTCGATTCTTCTTGGGATGATAAGTTAACGAAGGAATTAATCGAGATGGCAGAAAAGAAATTTAAGAAGAGTGTAACGGATGTTATTATTACACATGCACACGCTGATCGGATTGGCGGAATAAAAACGTTGAAAGAAAGAGGCATTAAAGCGCATAGTACAACGTTAACTGCGGAACTAGCAAAGAAAAATGGATATGAAGAACCACTTGGAGACTTACAAGCAATTACGAAATTGAAGTTTGGAAATATGAAAGTAGAAACGTTTTACCCAGGGAAAGGACATACAGAAGATAATATTGTTGTATGGTTACCACAATATAAAATTTTAGCTGGGGGCTGTTTAGTGAAATCTGCGCAAGCAAAAGATTTAGGAAATGTTGCGGATGCATACGTAAATGAATGGTCTGTATCGATTGAAAATGTATTGAAACGATATAAAAATATGAATTCAGTCGTACCTGGTCATGGTGATGTAGGGGACAAAGGATTACTTGTACATACAATAGATTTATTAAAATAA